The following are from one region of the Salvia splendens isolate huo1 chromosome 2, SspV2, whole genome shotgun sequence genome:
- the LOC121761209 gene encoding WAT1-related protein At1g21890-like, which translates to MVNLSESFNKMKAYLAMIGLQFGYAGMYIISLVSLKGGFSHWILVVYRHIVASLVFCPFAYFLEKKTRPKMTKSIFLKIMLLAFLEPVLDQNMYYLGMEYTSATFASATVNVLPAITFIMAVVFRLEKVNLKKVQSLAKVIGTVITVMGAMLMTLYKGPVVDILWYSHGSGHKAAAAVDSDQHWVTGTVMLLSCIVGWSAFFIVQNKTLEEYPAELSLSSLVCVMGVVEGGIVALIMERRKSAWAIGFDSRLLAAAYSGIVCSGIAYYMQSVVNKSRGPVFVTAFSPLSMIITAVLGAIVLSEQVHLGSLIGAGIIVVGLYSVVWGKSRERSAAESDNKQSYINDDQLPVSDMKTSDQIDHQTTSKSLHAAEP; encoded by the exons atGGTGAATTTGAGTGAATCTTTTAACAAAATGAAGGCTTACTTGGCTATGATTGGGCTTCAATTTGGTTACGCAGGAATGTACATAATTAGTCTTGTTTCATTGAAGGGGGGATTTAGTCATTGGATTTTGGTGGTTTATCGACATATAGTTGCTTCTCTGGTTTTCTGCCCCTTTGCATATTTTCTCGAAAA GAAAACAAGGCCCAAGATGACAAAATCGATATTTCTGAAGATCATGTTGCTTGCTTTCCTAGA GCCTGTGCTGGACCAAAACATGTACTACCTTGGCATGGAGTATACATCTGCAACATTTGCATCAGCCACAGTCAACGTTTTGCCTGCCATCACCTTCATTATGGCTGTTGTTTTCAG GTTGGAGAAGGTGAACCTGAAAAAAGTGCAGAGTTTGGCAAAAGTGATAGGCACAGTAATAACGGTGATGGGAGCGATGCTGATGACGTTGTACAAAGGCCCCGTCGTCGATATCTTGTGGTACTCTCACGGAAGCGGCCATAAAGCAGCAGCTGCAGTTGACAGCGACCAGCACTGGGTCACCGGCACCGTCATGCTGCTTTCATGTATTGTGGGATGGTCTGCCTTCTTTATCGTTCAA AACAAAACGTTGGAGGAGTATCCGGCAGAGCTGTCATTGTCATCTCTAGTATGTGTGATGGGAGTTGTTGAGGGTGGAATTGTGGCTCTAATTATGGAACGTCGTAAGAGTGCTTGGGCTATTGGCTTTGATTCTAGGCTTCTTGCGGCTGCCTATTCG GGAATTGTGTGCTCGGGAATCGCGTACTACATGCAGAGCGTGGTGAATAAGTCCCGAGGGCCCGTTTTCGTCACTGCCTTCAGTCCCTTGAGCATGATCATCACTGCCGTGCTCGGAGCCATTGTTCTCTCCGAGCAAGTTCATCTTGGAAG CTTGATTGGAGCTGGCATCATAGTGGTTGGGCTTTACTCAGTGGTTTGGGGTAAAAGTAGAGAGAGATCGGCTGCTGAATCAGACAACAAACAAAGCTACATCAACGATGATCAGTTGCCTGTCTCAGACATGAAAACATCAGACCAAATTGATCATCAAACTACTTCAAAATCCTTGCACGCAGCAGAGCCATGA